One window of the Salvia splendens isolate huo1 chromosome 1, SspV2, whole genome shotgun sequence genome contains the following:
- the LOC121803640 gene encoding uncharacterized protein LOC121803640 — MGEMASLWSYAEDGEMDELGQKLLYTSLELEKLKSEAMEEMQKNKEYVNQLIQLLKCAIEERDEARRQLDKLISATAISSPYFQAGGDTSLLKPAAKANSSITESNSFTDTHNYHSPAAVSSPAIVQVDPVVDRGSMIIDNLSRGRVLPRKGMLLQAVLQAEPLLQTLMVAGPLPRWRNPPQMQPFQIPPMAIKRQQVVSGSIVSNFGGLDYGANASLIPSAAVSSSGGGGGFRFPKRQRFC; from the exons ATGGGAGAGATGGCTTCTCTTTGGAGTTATGCAGAG GACGGAGAAATGGATGAATTGGGGCAGAAGCTGCTGTACACGAGCCTGGAACTGGAGAAGCTGAAATCTGAAGCGATGGAAGAAATGCAGAAGAACAAAGAATACGTGAATCAACTGATCCAGCTCTTGAAATGCGCCATCGAAGAGCGAGACGAAGCTAGGAGGCAGCTCGACAAACTCATCAGCGCCACCGCAATCTCTTCCCCCTATTTCCAAGCCGGCGGCGACACCTCTCTGCTGAAGCCGGCGGCCAAGGCGAATTCGAGCATAACCGAATCCAACAGCTTCACCGACACGCACAATTATCACTCTCCCGCCGCCGTTTCTTCGCCGGCGATCGTCCAAGTAGATCCCGTGGTGGATCGGGGGTCGATGATTATCGATAACCTCTCGAGGGGGAGAGTGCTGCCGCGGAAGGGGATGCTGCTGCAGGCGGTTCTCCAGGCAGAGCCGCTGCTGCAGACGCTGATGGTGGCGGGGCCGCTGCCGCGGTGGCGCAACCCGCCGCAGATGCAGCCGTTTCAGATACCGCCGATGGCTATCAAACGGCAGCAGGTGGTGAGTGGTTCGATTGTCTCGAATTTTGGTGGTTTGGATTATGGGGCCAATGCTTCTTTGATACCGTCTGCCGCGGTAAgtagcagcggcggcggcggcggcttccGGTTCCCCAAACGCCAGAGGTTCTGTTGA